A genomic region of Methylobacterium durans contains the following coding sequences:
- a CDS encoding glycosyl hydrolase family 28-related protein, giving the protein MHTHNASEYPSIQAAIDAAEGNSNGGAVYIPAGVYHLENTLRISNSGLSIFGDGPDSTIHANAKLTASGSKADRWTATASRATTCPAT; this is encoded by the coding sequence ATGCACACGCACAATGCGTCGGAATATCCGTCGATCCAAGCCGCCATAGATGCCGCCGAGGGAAACTCAAATGGAGGGGCGGTCTATATTCCGGCCGGCGTCTACCACCTCGAAAACACATTGAGAATTTCAAATTCGGGCCTGAGCATCTTCGGAGACGGGCCAGACTCCACTATCCACGCGAATGCCAAGCTCACGGCATCAGGGTCGAAAGCGGATCGATGGACCGCTACCGCATCACGGGCAACGACTTGTCCCGCAACCTGA
- a CDS encoding DUF6894 family protein produces MPQRYFFRLVHAETVIEDPTGVVADDLDQALVEALAAIAELRTEGELPGDAGDWQLEIKDEAGILLSTLHLD; encoded by the coding sequence ATGCCTCAGCGCTACTTTTTCCGCTTGGTGCATGCCGAGACCGTGATCGAGGATCCGACGGGCGTCGTCGCCGACGATCTCGATCAGGCGCTGGTGGAGGCGCTCGCTGCCATCGCCGAACTCCGGACGGAGGGCGAGTTGCCGGGCGATGCCGGCGACTGGCAGCTGGAGATCAAGGACGAGGCAGGGATCCTCCTAAGCACGCTCCACCTCGATTGA
- a CDS encoding response regulator: protein MRTLTHTPPLALVVDSVAAERARAVALLEETELDVITCASGKAAVEVLQSCGNDVALLVTRATLGTERDGLRLAAAVGKLWPGIRLVVTAREPETCTVDLPDSATCLRRPWLPLDILVEAHRAVHAPHPPVT, encoded by the coding sequence ATGCGCACCCTCACCCACACGCCGCCCCTGGCTCTCGTGGTCGACAGCGTCGCCGCCGAGCGCGCGCGGGCGGTGGCGCTCCTGGAGGAGACGGAACTCGACGTCATCACCTGTGCGAGCGGCAAGGCGGCCGTCGAGGTGCTGCAGAGCTGCGGCAACGACGTCGCCCTCCTGGTCACCCGGGCCACGCTCGGCACCGAGCGGGATGGACTGCGCCTCGCGGCGGCGGTCGGCAAGCTCTGGCCCGGCATCCGCCTCGTCGTCACCGCTCGGGAACCCGAGACCTGCACCGTGGACCTGCCGGATTCCGCGACCTGCCTGAGGAGGCCGTGGCTTCCCCTCGACATCCTCGTCGAGGCGCACCGGGCGGTGCACGCGCCGCACCCTCCGGTGACCTGA
- a CDS encoding GDSL-type esterase/lipase family protein, with translation MTVEGVPRPIVFIGDSITEGWGDARPGLFAAHGFVNRGVGGETSGRIRARFRADLVAAAARGVHLMCGINDIAEVEGPVPLGRVQDNITAMVAQARDLGLPVWLGSVTPAAAIAWNPEIMPGPAIAILNAWLKDLAATEDARFADYHGVLATPSGALRPEFGTDGVHLSDAGYRAIEPVLLAALHGRDRAS, from the coding sequence ATGACAGTGGAGGGCGTGCCGCGGCCGATCGTCTTCATCGGCGATTCCATCACCGAAGGCTGGGGCGATGCGCGTCCCGGCCTCTTCGCGGCACACGGCTTCGTGAACCGCGGGGTGGGTGGCGAGACCTCGGGACGGATCCGCGCGCGCTTCCGGGCGGATCTCGTCGCGGCGGCAGCACGCGGCGTGCACCTGATGTGCGGGATCAACGACATCGCCGAGGTCGAGGGCCCGGTGCCGCTCGGCCGGGTCCAGGACAATATCACCGCGATGGTCGCGCAGGCGCGGGACCTGGGGCTGCCCGTCTGGCTCGGCTCGGTCACGCCGGCCGCCGCCATCGCCTGGAACCCGGAGATCATGCCCGGACCCGCGATCGCGATCCTCAACGCCTGGCTGAAGGATCTCGCCGCGACGGAGGACGCCCGCTTCGCCGATTACCACGGGGTGCTCGCCACGCCGTCCGGCGCGCTCCGGCCCGAATTCGGAACGGACGGCGTCCATCTGAGCGATGCGGGCTACCGCGCCATCGAGCCCGTTCTGCTGGCGGCCCTGCACGGCCGGGACCGCGCCTCCTGA
- a CDS encoding septal ring lytic transglycosylase RlpA family protein → MVSTVRHALFTLAVTAGLAASGLGATDAQARGAHAQSGVASWYGPGFQGRRTANGERFNTHAMTAAHRTLPFGTRVRVTNRTNGRSVVVRINDRGPFVGGRVIDLSNASARALGVSGTARVSLARL, encoded by the coding sequence ATGGTCTCGACCGTCCGCCACGCGCTGTTCACTCTTGCCGTCACGGCCGGGCTCGCCGCCAGCGGCCTCGGCGCCACGGACGCTCAAGCCAGAGGCGCTCACGCCCAATCCGGCGTCGCCTCTTGGTACGGGCCGGGATTCCAGGGCCGGCGCACGGCGAACGGCGAGCGGTTCAACACGCACGCGATGACGGCTGCCCACCGCACGCTGCCCTTCGGCACCCGTGTGCGCGTGACGAACAGGACCAACGGACGGTCCGTGGTGGTGCGGATCAACGATCGCGGCCCGTTCGTCGGAGGCCGCGTCATCGACCTGTCGAACGCGTCGGCCCGCGCCCTCGGCGTCTCGGGAACGGCCCGCGTCAGTCTCGCCCGGCTCTGA
- a CDS encoding leucine-rich repeat-containing protein kinase family protein: MQAKTSHALQALRRGDLSGTRELRLTGGLTEVPPEIFGLAETLEVLDLSGNALTALPAGLSRLRRLRVLFCSGNRFERLPPVLGDCPALSQIGFRGTGMREVPGEALPPALRWLTLTDNRIADLPDAIGARPHLQKLMLAGNRLRSLPSSLAQAARLELVRLSANGIAALPAWIAALPRLAWLSWAGNPCEPAIAPAAAPAVPWTDILPGEILGEGASGRVHRALLRDGSPEPARPVALKLFKGAMTSDGLPEREMAACLAAGAHPNLAGAIGRLAGHPEGAQGLLMPLLPARWRPLAGPPSLASCSRDVYDPDLRLDASIAHALATAVGRAAAHLHGRGLLHGDLYAHNILWDGSAGEAVLTDFGAASALPEGPVAPALERVEVRAFGLLLGELLARCPPDGGGVAAMRALEAACVSEDAGTRPRMTEVLAALAALRPR; encoded by the coding sequence ATGCAGGCTAAGACGTCCCACGCGCTCCAGGCGCTTCGCCGCGGCGATCTCTCCGGGACGCGCGAGCTTCGCCTGACCGGCGGCCTCACCGAGGTTCCGCCGGAGATCTTCGGCCTCGCCGAGACGCTGGAGGTTCTCGACCTCAGCGGCAACGCGCTCACCGCGCTTCCAGCGGGATTGAGCCGCCTGCGCCGTCTGCGGGTGCTGTTCTGCTCGGGCAACCGGTTCGAGCGCCTGCCGCCCGTCCTCGGCGACTGTCCGGCCCTCAGCCAGATCGGCTTCCGGGGCACCGGCATGCGCGAGGTTCCGGGTGAGGCGTTGCCGCCTGCCCTGCGCTGGCTGACGCTCACCGACAACCGGATCGCGGATCTGCCCGACGCGATCGGGGCGCGCCCGCACCTGCAGAAGCTGATGCTGGCGGGAAATCGCCTGCGGAGCCTGCCCTCCAGCCTCGCGCAGGCCGCCCGGCTGGAACTCGTGCGGCTCTCCGCCAACGGGATCGCGGCGCTCCCCGCCTGGATCGCCGCCCTGCCGCGTCTCGCCTGGCTCTCCTGGGCCGGCAACCCCTGCGAGCCCGCGATCGCTCCGGCGGCCGCCCCGGCCGTTCCCTGGACCGACATCCTGCCGGGCGAGATCCTCGGCGAGGGCGCCTCGGGGCGGGTGCATCGCGCGCTCCTGCGGGATGGGAGCCCGGAGCCCGCGCGGCCGGTCGCCCTGAAGCTGTTCAAGGGCGCGATGACGAGCGACGGCCTGCCCGAGCGGGAGATGGCCGCCTGCCTCGCAGCGGGTGCCCACCCGAACCTGGCAGGGGCGATCGGCCGCCTGGCCGGTCACCCCGAGGGGGCGCAGGGCCTCCTGATGCCCCTCCTGCCCGCGCGCTGGCGCCCGCTCGCCGGACCGCCGAGCCTCGCGAGCTGCAGCCGCGATGTCTACGATCCGGACCTGCGCCTCGATGCCTCGATCGCGCACGCGCTCGCGACCGCCGTGGGGCGGGCCGCCGCCCATCTCCACGGGCGCGGGCTCCTGCACGGGGATCTCTACGCGCACAACATCCTGTGGGACGGCTCTGCCGGCGAGGCGGTCCTCACCGATTTCGGCGCCGCCTCCGCGCTGCCCGAGGGCCCGGTGGCGCCCGCGCTGGAGCGCGTCGAGGTCCGCGCCTTCGGCCTGCTCCTCGGCGAACTCCTCGCCCGCTGCCCGCCGGACGGCGGGGGCGTGGCGGC
- a CDS encoding TonB family protein translates to MFLRPLLLRLCVCVVLCLPAPGALRAEPAVGAAVRQWLSTVVTRIGAADRAEAPRSRGGTVTIRVRIAADGSLKDASVEGGSGSAALEARALAAARAAAPFAPPPSELLTEDGTTELSFPLDLARRR, encoded by the coding sequence ATGTTCCTGCGCCCGCTGCTGCTCCGCCTCTGCGTCTGCGTCGTTCTCTGCCTGCCCGCGCCGGGGGCGCTGCGCGCGGAGCCGGCCGTCGGTGCGGCCGTGCGGCAGTGGCTCTCGACGGTGGTGACGCGGATCGGCGCGGCCGACCGTGCCGAGGCGCCGCGCTCGCGGGGGGGGACGGTGACGATCCGCGTCCGCATCGCCGCCGACGGCAGCCTGAAGGACGCGAGCGTCGAGGGAGGCTCGGGCTCCGCGGCTCTCGAGGCCCGGGCGCTGGCGGCCGCGCGGGCGGCCGCACCCTTCGCTCCGCCGCCGTCGGAGCTTCTGACGGAGGACGGAACGACCGAACTCAGCTTTCCCCTCGATCTGGCGCGGCGGCGCTGA
- a CDS encoding cobalamin-binding protein, with amino-acid sequence MRRFPPERIVCLTEETVETLYLLGEQDRIVGVSGYAVRPPQVRREKPRVSAFTSADLPKILALGPDLVLAFSDLQAGIAADLARAGIAVHLFNQRDVAGILAMIRMLGALVGCPGRAEALASGYEARLAEIAAAARAGPRPRVYFEEWDEPPISGIGWVSELIGIAGGEDVFPDLARAPAARDRIVAPEAVIAAAPDLILASWCGKKVVPARIAARPGWEAIPAVARGRIVEIKSALILQPGPAALTDGLDAMRAALHGTAP; translated from the coding sequence GTGCGCCGCTTCCCGCCGGAGCGGATCGTCTGCCTCACGGAGGAGACGGTCGAGACCCTGTACCTCCTCGGGGAGCAGGACCGCATCGTCGGCGTCTCGGGCTACGCGGTCCGGCCGCCCCAGGTGCGCCGGGAGAAGCCGCGCGTCTCGGCCTTCACCAGCGCTGACCTGCCGAAGATCCTGGCTCTCGGGCCCGATCTCGTCCTCGCCTTCTCCGACCTGCAGGCGGGGATCGCGGCCGATCTCGCCCGCGCGGGCATCGCCGTGCATCTCTTCAACCAGCGCGACGTTGCCGGCATCCTCGCGATGATCCGGATGCTCGGCGCCCTGGTCGGCTGTCCCGGGCGCGCCGAAGCCCTCGCCTCGGGCTACGAGGCGCGGCTCGCCGAGATCGCCGCGGCGGCGCGGGCGGGACCGCGCCCGCGGGTCTATTTCGAGGAATGGGACGAGCCGCCGATCTCGGGCATCGGCTGGGTCTCGGAGTTGATCGGGATCGCGGGCGGGGAGGACGTCTTTCCGGATCTCGCCCGCGCGCCCGCGGCGCGGGACCGGATCGTGGCGCCGGAGGCGGTGATCGCGGCCGCGCCCGACCTCATCCTCGCCTCCTGGTGCGGGAAGAAGGTCGTGCCGGCGCGCATCGCGGCGCGCCCGGGCTGGGAGGCGATCCCCGCCGTGGCCCGGGGCCGGATCGTGGAGATCAAGTCGGCGCTCATCCTGCAGCCGGGTCCCGCCGCGCTCACCGACGGCCTCGACGCGATGCGCGCCGCCCTGCACGGGACGGCCCCCTGA
- a CDS encoding methyltransferase domain-containing protein: MVVTLLLYNLWWKLRHIAGRSTTEVNALVSEFDTNEACDYIEGNFAGYELAAGTTQFSGRMLEIGPGGSAGGALLAREAGCEAVDLVDRFVVVADERRMSAVYQELARRHNVEQFRVGPSWSKFNLSEISWFEGHSAESFLSRCARESANYYSWIVSTAVVQDLYNPLSALRDMVTCLKPGGKMVHYIDTRDQGFFSQYNHELTWLTIPSFLWPALTRASGAPNRVLLHRYEAVLAELERKGLITYKIFITGLLGNTSLDKRQTLDDISEHLWAPPLAEVEAKKAGFAKEFRQVPSKYLAVTSFVLVVEKTSSSTSSN, translated from the coding sequence ATGGTCGTTACGCTCCTACTGTATAATCTTTGGTGGAAATTACGACACATAGCAGGCCGATCCACGACAGAAGTCAACGCGCTTGTCAGCGAGTTCGATACGAATGAGGCCTGCGACTACATCGAGGGGAATTTCGCAGGCTACGAACTCGCGGCCGGAACGACGCAGTTTTCGGGCCGCATGCTGGAGATTGGACCGGGCGGCTCAGCCGGAGGTGCATTGTTAGCGCGGGAAGCAGGCTGTGAAGCCGTCGATTTGGTCGACCGGTTTGTTGTCGTGGCGGACGAACGCCGAATGTCGGCTGTCTATCAGGAGCTCGCACGCCGCCACAATGTGGAGCAATTTCGGGTCGGACCAAGCTGGAGTAAATTCAATCTTTCCGAAATAAGCTGGTTCGAAGGACACTCGGCCGAAAGTTTTCTGTCGCGCTGCGCACGCGAGTCCGCGAATTATTATTCATGGATCGTATCGACGGCGGTCGTACAAGATCTATACAATCCCTTGTCCGCCCTGCGTGACATGGTCACGTGTTTGAAGCCTGGCGGAAAAATGGTTCATTATATCGATACTCGAGATCAAGGCTTCTTCTCACAATACAACCATGAGCTGACTTGGTTGACGATTCCGTCTTTTCTTTGGCCCGCCCTGACGCGAGCGTCAGGGGCTCCGAATCGGGTGCTTCTCCACCGCTACGAGGCGGTTCTTGCTGAATTGGAACGAAAGGGCCTCATCACGTATAAAATTTTCATAACTGGCCTTTTAGGCAATACGTCTCTCGACAAGCGACAAACGCTGGACGACATAAGTGAACATTTATGGGCGCCCCCTTTGGCGGAAGTGGAAGCGAAGAAGGCAGGTTTTGCCAAAGAATTTCGACAGGTTCCCTCGAAATACCTGGCGGTGACCTCGTTCGTACTTGTAGTGGAAAAGACGTCTTCAAGTACCAGCTCGAATTAA
- a CDS encoding DUF1643 domain-containing protein, which yields MKPSTLTDTIQRAASLSRCGTYRFTLTRRWGEGGRVCFIGLNPSTADHRIDDPTVRRWIHFARAWGYGGFTAVNLYPYRSSCPDACRAWSRWEDDGPNRHVRDAIRENCGIVAREARTAALVVPCWGAGTWDPHGIEHVLEEIRTGEAPWPDLHCFARSKDGSPAHPMARGRNRILDHAQPVLWRAGSPSDGAAA from the coding sequence ATGAAGCCGAGCACCCTCACCGACACAATCCAGCGGGCCGCGTCGCTCTCGCGCTGCGGCACCTACCGCTTCACGCTGACCCGCAGGTGGGGCGAGGGCGGTCGCGTCTGCTTCATCGGGCTCAACCCGTCCACGGCAGACCACCGCATCGACGATCCGACCGTGCGCCGCTGGATCCACTTCGCCCGGGCCTGGGGCTACGGCGGGTTCACGGCGGTGAACCTCTATCCCTACCGGTCCTCCTGCCCGGACGCGTGCCGCGCGTGGTCGCGATGGGAGGACGACGGCCCGAACCGGCACGTCCGCGACGCCATCCGGGAGAATTGCGGGATCGTGGCGCGCGAGGCCAGAACCGCCGCGCTCGTGGTGCCCTGCTGGGGCGCCGGCACCTGGGATCCGCACGGGATCGAGCACGTCCTCGAGGAGATCCGGACCGGCGAGGCACCCTGGCCGGATCTCCACTGCTTCGCGCGCTCGAAGGACGGCTCGCCGGCCCACCCGATGGCCCGCGGCCGCAACCGCATCCTCGACCATGCCCAGCCGGTGCTCTGGCGCGCCGGATCGCCGAGCGACGGAGCGGCCGCATGA
- a CDS encoding protein-L-isoaspartate O-methyltransferase family protein, which translates to MLDYAQARRLMVDCQLRTFDVNDNAVLDAFDTIPRERFVPQGREDFAYIDQTLRLGGGDGDARFLPAPMVLARLIQALAIRPGTRVLDVATGYGYAAALMSRLGAHVVALEAVPDLAAAARERLAGTAEVIEGPLAAGAPGSGPFDAILVGGRVEVRPQSLLDQLADGGRLACVMGRERAAKATLFVRAGDAFGARPLFDASVPALSAFAAEAGFSF; encoded by the coding sequence ATGCTCGACTACGCGCAGGCGCGACGCCTCATGGTCGATTGTCAGCTGCGAACCTTCGACGTCAACGACAACGCCGTCCTCGACGCCTTCGACACCATCCCGCGCGAGCGCTTCGTGCCGCAGGGGCGCGAGGACTTCGCCTATATCGATCAGACGCTGCGCCTCGGCGGCGGGGACGGCGACGCCCGGTTCCTGCCGGCCCCGATGGTGCTCGCCCGCCTGATCCAGGCGCTCGCGATCCGTCCCGGCACCCGCGTCCTCGACGTCGCCACGGGATACGGCTACGCCGCCGCCCTGATGAGCCGGCTCGGCGCCCATGTGGTGGCGCTCGAGGCGGTGCCGGACCTCGCGGCGGCCGCGCGCGAGCGCCTCGCCGGGACGGCCGAGGTGATCGAGGGGCCCCTCGCCGCCGGCGCGCCCGGTTCCGGCCCCTTCGACGCGATCCTCGTCGGCGGCCGGGTCGAGGTCCGCCCCCAATCCCTCCTCGACCAACTCGCGGATGGCGGCCGGCTCGCCTGCGTGATGGGGCGCGAGCGCGCCGCCAAGGCGACGCTGTTCGTGCGCGCGGGCGACGCATTCGGTGCGCGCCCCTTGTTCGACGCGTCCGTGCCGGCCCTCTCCGCCTTCGCCGCCGAGGCCGGCTTCAGCTTCTGA
- a CDS encoding calcium-binding protein, which produces MATISGTNGPDNLTGTAADDIILGLLGNDIITDPGGFNRIDGQDGNDTITGGNDLDYIAGGPGDDTIFARDGNDQLIGEAGNDTIYGQAGDDYAAGNPGDDVLYGGLGNDFLVGEAGRDQVFGEDGNDFVAGGDDDDVLDGGAGNDLVDGDLGNDTLFGRAGNDVLFGDAGDDRMTGGPGDDILDGALGRDTAVFDFSLAGATVDARGVLATVGGSSGTDTVKNVEVFEFSDRTVVQGDGIVLVDDLYYLSRNPDVAASGFDAEVHYATFGWKEGRDPNAFFDTSGYLAAYGDVRAAGVNPLEHYINFGWKEGRDPSADFDTRGYLAANPDVAAAGFNPLEHYLAFGAVEGRAVVSDGVFFT; this is translated from the coding sequence ATGGCGACGATTTCTGGTACCAACGGCCCCGACAACCTGACCGGCACGGCCGCGGACGACATCATCCTCGGTCTTCTGGGCAACGACATCATCACGGACCCGGGCGGGTTCAACCGGATCGACGGGCAGGACGGCAACGACACGATCACGGGCGGCAACGACCTCGACTACATCGCCGGCGGCCCCGGCGACGACACGATCTTCGCCCGCGACGGGAACGACCAGCTCATCGGCGAGGCCGGCAACGACACCATCTACGGGCAGGCGGGCGACGACTATGCCGCCGGCAATCCAGGGGACGACGTGCTCTATGGCGGCCTCGGCAACGACTTCCTCGTGGGTGAGGCCGGACGCGACCAGGTCTTCGGCGAAGACGGCAACGATTTCGTCGCCGGCGGCGACGACGACGACGTGCTGGACGGTGGTGCGGGCAACGACCTCGTCGACGGCGACCTCGGCAACGACACCCTCTTCGGCCGCGCCGGCAACGACGTCCTGTTCGGCGATGCCGGCGACGACCGGATGACGGGCGGCCCCGGGGACGACATCCTCGACGGCGCGCTCGGGCGCGATACCGCCGTCTTCGACTTCAGCCTCGCGGGCGCCACGGTCGATGCGCGGGGCGTGCTCGCCACCGTCGGCGGGTCGAGCGGCACGGACACCGTCAAGAACGTGGAGGTGTTCGAATTCTCCGACCGTACGGTCGTTCAGGGGGACGGCATCGTGCTCGTGGACGACCTCTACTACCTCAGCCGGAACCCGGACGTGGCCGCTTCCGGCTTCGACGCCGAGGTGCACTACGCCACCTTCGGCTGGAAGGAGGGGCGCGACCCGAACGCCTTCTTCGACACGTCGGGCTATCTCGCAGCCTACGGAGACGTGCGGGCGGCCGGCGTCAACCCGCTCGAGCATTACATCAATTTCGGCTGGAAGGAGGGTCGCGATCCGTCGGCCGACTTCGACACGCGCGGCTACCTCGCGGCAAATCCCGACGTGGCGGCCGCCGGCTTCAACCCGCTCGAGCATTACCTCGCCTTCGGGGCCGTCGAGGGCCGCGCCGTGGTCAGCGACGGCGTCTTCTTCACCTGA